GTAGAGAAAAGGGAAAAAGAAAAAGGGGATTATCAAGTAACAATTTATCAACTATAGATCGTTAATTATCTGAATGGATAAGTTCGTGTCACATTGAGGTAGAATAGAAATTTAAAAAGTATATTATATTAATTAATCCCATGAAGAAAATAATTTTATTGTTATGCTTACTAATTAGTTTGAGCGGTTGTGTGCGCTATGACGTGGGCATTAATTTCAATCAGGCTCACAATGGTGCAATAATTCAGCATATCAAATTAGGGGAACAAATTACCAGTTTTAGCCAAGCAGAGGGTAGCGCTTGGCTTAATGGTATTCAAAAACAAGCTATTAAATTAGGCGGAAAAAGTCAAAGAATTTCTAAAGAAGAATTAATAGTGACGATTCCTTTTTATAATGCTGAAGAATTGGCAGAAAAATTTAATGATTTCTTCTTATCAGAATTGAATACAAAAGTTAGTAAAAAAAATACTGATAATCTACTCGATTTGGATACAAAACTGAATATTAAACAAAATAATTTATTATTTGTGGAGCGCCAAATCTTAGATTTTTCTGCTGATTTAACTCCTTTAGGTATTATTTCTAGTGAAGGAGATATTATCATCTCTTCAGGAGATTTAATCAACTTACAATTACAGTTTAATTTTCCTTGGGGTGCAAAATTTACTACTAATGATTATCCTACTTTAACTAAAGATGATCATGGGCAATATAATCTTAGTTTAAAAGCAGGGCAAATTAATCAAGTCCAAGTTATTTTTTGGCTACCTAATTATATCGGTTTAGGTACCAGCGCCCTCCTCCTTTTCATTTTCTTGGGCTTCTTTCTTAAATATCCCCAAAAATTTAGAAGCCAACAGGGGGTTTAAACCCTTACCTTTTATCCATTGCTTACCTTGATGAGAAAAAAAAAAGAGATGTTAGTGCAAAAACCTGACAGAATTTGATATAATTTGAAAAGGGAAAGAGAGGTAACAGGTTGTAGGGGTGTATGTCTCATACGCCCCTACTCTCTTTTTTATTCTGTTTGTGAGGGAAACCACCGCCTTAGCCAGTGTTTATCACCTTGAGAGCGAATTTTTAACACCTCTTGATGGAAATAATACTTTTCCTTGTCGGATAAACCGCCACGAATAATATGCGCACTCTGCCACACTAACACAGAAGTGAGAAATCCCAGACAAAATGTAATGGCTAAAGTCGCCCAAGGATTAAACTCCATTCCCGCACGAATGGTTGCCCAAGTGCAATACTCAAGACAAAGGGAAATAGTTTCTTCCATACGCCACAACCCCCACGGCATCAAAGTTAGCCAAGAAATAATCACCAATAACCAGCGCCCTTGCAATTTTAATAAATAGAGACGGTTAATATCTTTTTCCTGTGGATGGGTATATTGATTTTGATTGTCTGTCATACTAAGAAAATTTTACTCTATGGTGGAGGGCGCCCTTCGCCAATCCCTAATATCGAATATACCATTACGATGAAATAATTTTTGCTCAAAATTATTTCCCCCAATGATTTAAAATTGAAATATAACCATCGCCTCAAAACATTGGGAGGTATAAATGTTTGTGGAAATTGAATTAGCTATCGAGACAAAAAATTTTGACCAAGCTAAAATTTTGATTGAAAAAATACCTCCCCAAGAAGAAAAACATCTTTGGCAAAACTATTATTATGGTTTGATTGCCGAAGAAAATAACAACATAATTGAAGCCGAAGAAAAATATCGTCAAGTCTTAAAAGACAGCATTTTTCCCAACCCTAATATTATCAAAAGAATTAGAGAAGGATTAGGAAGAATACAAAATATTAAAAATTTGCAAAAAGCACAAGAAAAACAGAGTTTACAGCAACAAAAAGCAGATATTTTTAACAAATTAAAAGACCATCATAACCAAGATGAATTAGCAGTTTTAATATTAAAACCAGTTAGTGTGGATGACAAAAATAATCTAGCAAAAAATTTTGCGGAAATATTAGAATTAGATATATACACAGCTAAACTACAAATACCAACTCGTCATTGGCGTTTATTGAAAACAGGAAAATGGCAAGAATTACAATCCTATTATTTAATGTTTGAGCGATTTTCTATACCCTCTTTTTGTTATCCCATTCAAGCTATCAATACCATTCAAGTTTATCAAGTTAATTATTTAGAAAGTTTCAATGATAAAATTTCTGTAATCTGTGAAAATAAAGCACAGCAAGTAATTAATTTTACTGTGGATATTAACGAAGTTAGTAGTCAAGTAGAAGCAATGTTACCTATTTTTGAAATGTCATTACATACTGATACTAAAGGTAAATTAGTGAGGAAAAAAACTACTTTAGACTATATAAATTTTTATGATTTACACATTAAAAATCAAAACTTAATTATCAGATTTAATGATAACCGTTATCAATTTGAACAGGGCAACAAAAACTTTTTAGAAGCAAAAACATCTAGGGAAAAATGGCTTAGTTTAACTAAATTTATACAGAATAATTTGAGTAATATTACTCTCTATTCAGACTATACCCCCTTTGCAGAAAGTGTCGTACAATTTCCTAAAATGTTAAAACAAATTGATGCTAAAGTACAATTATTTCGTAAAGAAGAAACTCTTTGGGATGAAGCATTTCAATTATACAGTGGCGTAGTTTTTTTAGGAGTTGATGGAAATTGACAATTATGAACTGACGTTACGCAGCTTTGAGTAATCGTAGCTTATTCATAGCTTCTTGAAGCGCTTTAATGTAGATATGACTTCTCAGGGCAAAATGATTTATTTTGTGTTTAATTTTTAAGCATTCTAATTGAAATGCTGCATATATCGACATAAAAATATGGTTACACTGAGTGCGAACACATTTGGTCTGTGAATTTGCCAAACCCGTATTAGATTTTAGGGTTTTGTGAAAAACTTCTACTTTCCACCGTTTTTGGTAGATTGTTTCTATTTCAGTTTCATTGCAGTCTAAATCACTACAGGCTAGATAAAGAATCCCGACGCTATCATCTTTGTTTGTAAAGATTTGTCGATGAAGTAAAATCGGAAATTCTACTCCATCCTCTTCCTCTTCTCTCCTTATTACCGGCTTTACCAATTGCCAGAGTTGCTTTGAATCAAAGTCCGACTCTGATAGAAACCTTGTTACTTTATCATGACTTATATTTCCTTTTAATGCTTTTGATAAACCCGTGGCTGTCACTTCATGAAAAGAGCTGATTAAATAATCGCTATAAAGTTCCATCAGTTGTTTGTTCATTTTTTTATCATACCTCTTCTATTACTCCCCTGCGTAACATCAGTTATTCATTATTAATTATTAATTATTCATTATCAATTTTGACGGCTTGGATAACTTGTAAACTGCCTCCAGCATAAAGCCTTTTTGCCTTCACATCGAAACCTTGTGCTGATAACATGGAGACTAAATCAGTTTTAATTAACCGCCATGCCGTTTGCGTTTCAAATAACCACATAAACAGCGCTAAACCCGGCAAAAAAATTAAATTTTTCGGTTGATGTAAGTCAATAAAAGTAAAAACTCCCCGCACCGACAAAACTCGGTAAACTTCTGCAAAAATTTGCCGTAACTCATCAGTGGTCATCTCATGAAGTGCCACGCTAGTATGAACAAGATTAAAACTTTCATCCTCAAAAGGTAAATTTTGAGCAAATCCTTCCACATATTTAGCTTGGGGAACATTTTTACTAGCTTCTTGGATTGCCAAAGGAGAAATATCTAATCCCGTCACATCATCGGAATATTTCACTAAAAACTGAGTAGTTTGCCCTTTACCACAACATAAATCAAGAATTTTAGTTTTTTTATGGATGTCAAGATTTTGTAAGGCGAGATTTCTAAAGCGTTTTTCACCTCCCACCGCTAAAGCCAGAGTTTTAGAAATAGTGTCGTATAACCATTGATATTTATAGCTCAAAGGACGTAAAAAAGTAGCCATAGTTAATAATTATGAATTATGAATTATGAATTATGAGTTATGAATTATTATTCAATTGATTTATAAATCAGCAAAACCGCGCTTTTTCTTTTTCTTCTTCTGTTTTTTCATGCCCTGATTACGAGAACCGGGGACGGGCGCCCCTCCCCCCAACAAACCACCTAAACCCCCCATATTAGGCATACCCGGCATACTAGGCATACCGCCTCCCATACTCATTTGTTGCATCATGGTGCGCATCCGAGTAAAATCGCTGATTAAACGAGAAACCTCTTTTTCTTGATGACCTGAACCTTTGGCAATACGGCGACGACGATTGGGAGACTTTGCTAATAACTCAGGATTTGCCCTTTCTTCCTTCGTCATGGAATTAATCATGGATTCAGTGATTTTTAACTGAGCTTCCCCCTGCTCCAGCGCCCCTGCCCCCAGTTTATTCATACCGGGTATAAGTTTCATTACCCCAGCGAAAGACCCCATATTTTTGAGCAGACGCATTTGTTTGAGGAAGTCATTAAAATCAAACTTCGCCTCCATCATTTTGCGCTGCATTTTTTCCACATCACCGATGTCTAACTCCTCTTGAGCTTTTTCCACTAAGGTGACAATATCGCCCATATTGAGGATGCGAGAAGCCATACGCTCAGGATAAAAAGGCTCTAAGGCTTCCACCTTTTCCCCTACCCCAATAAACTTAATAGGTTGCCCCGAAATCGTGCGCACCGATAAAGCAGCGCCCCCCCGACTATCCCCATCCATCTTGGTGAGAATAGCGCCCGTAATGCCGATTTCTTCATGGAAAGTACGGGTCAAATTGGCCGCTTCCTGCCCCGTCATGGAGTCCACCACTAATAAAGTTTCATGGGGCTTGACATTTTCCTTGATTTGTGCTAGTTCAGCCATCATGGCTTGATCAATTTGTAAGCGCCCGGCGGTGTCAATAATGACGGTGTCGATGCCATCTTGTTGTGCTTGGGCGACTCCTTGTCGAGCAATTTCTACGGGGTTAGCGTCACTACCTAACTGAAAAACGGGGATTTTGATTTGATTCCCTAAAGTGATTAACTGATCGATAGCGGCGGGGCGATATACGTCTGTCGCCACCAGTAAGCAAGAGCGTTTTTGTTTTTGGAGATACAAAGCTAATTTGGCGGTAGCGGTGGTTTTTCCTGTACCTTGCAAACCTGCCATGAGGATGATGGTGGGCGCTTTTTCTGCTTGGGCGAGGGGCGCATTGCTTTCCCCCATCACTTTAACTAATTCATCGTAAACGATTTTAATAAATTGCTGTTGGGGATTGACTCCTGAAATAACTTCAGCGCCCATCGCCTTTTTTTCTACTTCAGTGACAAAACTTTTGACTACCTGAAAATTAACATCTGCTTCTAATAATGCCCGTCTTACTTCTTGGAGTGCGTCTTGGATATTGGCTGAAGATATTTTACCTTGACCGCGCAAATTTTTCCATGTATCTTCTAAACGCTCTGCTAGTGCATCAAACATAGTTAATTTATTAAGTTATCGTAGTCTTTTACTGTGAATATTCTATTATAACGAGGATGACTTGAAAAGTAGTGCTATAACGAATTATGAATTATCGGGACTTAAACAAAAAATAAGGTAAACTCAAGTATCATAAAAATAATAAGACACAAAATTATTATATTGTTATGGCACAAATCAAGACAATTGGTAGCAATAGACAAATTTTTTTTGGGAAAGAGTCTGCAGGTGAAAATGTTTTAATTGATAATCCCGAATATGGTGTTTGGACTATTAAAATTGGTAAGTTTATTCTCCATAATGAACAGTGGTTATTAGACAAAGATAATGCCTTCAAACTTGATGAGGCTTTGGATTGGGCTAATAATAATAAACCTACTCAAACTGATTTAACAGAGTTAGAAAATTCTCTATTATCAAGATAAAATAAAATATCGAAATATTTATTTGTTATTAATTAAATCCCAAAAATCACGAGGGTTAAGAATAGAAATATCTCCCAGAGGATGTAAAACTAATAAATCATTATCCCCAGTAATAAGATAAGAAGCCCTACCATTTAAAGCCAAATCAATAAACTTATTATCTTTTTCATCTCGACATAAATTAACTCTTTGCATAATTGAGATACAATACCAATTTATCTTAATCCTTTCTGATAATCCATTGATCTCTTTTGGTTCGATATATTTAGAAAATTTATCTCTACTTAAAACCGATAATAATTCCGTTAAAGTATCAGTTGAATATAAGATAATTCCTTCATTCTCTCCCCTTAAAACTTGAGCAGGAATAGAATTGGGGAAAAGAATAGAACTAATGAGAATATTGGTATCTAAAACTAGGCGAAGAGAAGAATTAATCATCTGCTAATAAATCTTGTAGTTTATCTTCTGTTAAACCTTTTTCCGAAGCTCGATTTCCAATATTTGCTCTAAATTGTTGAAATTCTTGAATATTAATTCTGGTAATTCTTTGATAATTTTCTATAGACATAATAACTGCAACATCACGATTTTTTTTCTGTATAGTAATAGGTTCATATTGTGCTTGACTAATTACATTACCAAAAGTTTGTTTCGCCTCCCTAGCAGAAATAAATCGCATAACTTAATTTAACTTTTACTAATTTTGATCATAATTACAGTATAGACAAAATGGACAGAATAAATTGCACTTCAATTTTAAGGGGCGAAGGGCGCTGGTTGCTTTTTATTGATCTCAAAGGGTAAACTGAAATTTAATCCTCGTCTATTTATCATAATGTCAGCGCCCCCCACCGCCCAAGAAATCCAAAGTTTATTTAACAGTATCGCCCCTATTTACGATCAAATGAATGACTGGCTTAGTTTTGGCATTCATCGAGTCTGGAAAAAAATGACCGTGAATTGGTGTCAACCCCAAAGCGATTCTCTCGCCCTTGATCTTTGTTGTGGTACAGGCGATCTAACTTTTTTACTAGCAAAACAAATCACACAAGGTAGGGTTATTGGGGTGGATTTTTCCTCGCAACTGTTGGCGGTGGCAAGGGAAAAACAACAAAATTCCTCTCAATATCAAAATATAGAATGGTTAGAAAGTGATGTTTTAACGTTACCTTTTGCCGATAATTACTGTGATTGCGTCACGATGGGTTATGGAATGCGTAATGTGGTGGATATTCCTGCTTGTTTGCAGGAGATTAAACGGGTATTAAAACCTAGTAAAAAAGTTGCCATTCTCGACTTTCAGCGCCCTTCAAACCAGTTAATAGCTCAGACTCAACAATGGTATATTGATAATATTGTGGTCAATGTGGCGCAATTTTTTGGCTCAACTGCCCAATATGCCTATATTAACCCCAGTTTAGACCGTTTTCCCAGTGGCGACGAACAAATCAAAATTGCTCAAATAATTGGCTTTAGAGAGTCTAAATATTACCCTCTCTATGGTGGTATAATGGGAGTTTTAGTCTTAACTAAATAAATCTAGGTACTAAGTATTTGTAATAGATTGGTTAGAGACAAGGGGTGAGGGTAGATGTCTTTTTTATGTTGTATTAAGCCGATAAAAAATGTTTTTAGAAATAAACAACTGGTGGCAATTTATCCTTCCTCCCGTTGCTGGTAGTGTCATAGGTTATTTTACGAATGATTTAGCAATTAATATGCTATTTCGACCTTATAAACCTATTTATATTTTTCAAACAAGACTACCTTTTACACCCGGTTTAATTCCTCGTAATCAAGAAAGATTAGCTCAAAGGGTTTCCGATACCATTATGGGTTCTCTTTTGACTCCTGAAGAATTACAAAAACTCGCTAAAAGACTATTAGAAACGGAAAGGGTGGAGGGCGCTATCCTTTGGTTATTACAATTATCATTAAAACAAATAAAAGAGGACAAGCAACAAAAAACAGCTAAGATTTTAGCGGATATTTTAAAAGATTTATTTGGGGAATCTTTACCAAAATTATTGAAAGTTTTAGCAAGAAAAGATGATTTTTTACAAGTTCAAATTAATCAAATTTTTGATCGTATTTTATTAGAGTTTAAATTAACAACAGTTCAAGCAAGGCAATTATCAGACTGGTTATTGAAAATAGTTTTTCCTGCGGATGTATTGCGAGGGGCGCTGGTTAATTTTCTTACAGATAAAAATATCACTGTTATTGACGAAGGGTTTAGAGAAAAAACAAGCGGAACTTATTGGGTTGTAGCTAATTTATTTGGTGTTAAAAATAGTTTAAATAGATTAAGGACTTTTTGTTTAGATGAAAAAGAATTGGCTAATCAAAGAATTAAAGAGTTATTACTATCTCTAGAAGTTAATACTCGTTTACAAGAGTTTTTCTTAGGCTTATCTTTGCAAAATTTACCCGTTGCTACAGTAAAACAATTAAGAGAAACAACAGGTAAAATTATTCGTAATTATGTTCAAGAAAAAGGACTAGGATTCTTACAAGATTTTAGTACTTCTATGGACTGGCATCAAATCTCGGTCTTAATTATTAATCGTCTGCAATCTTCCCCAGTCGTTAACTCTTCTTTGGAGTTAGTAAGTAAAGAATTAGCATTAATTTTAGAGCGTTATTTAGAAGAAGATTTAGAAAAAATTGTCGCTCAAGTTATTCCTATTTTATCCATCGATCAAGTAATTATTGAACGCATTAAACAAACCTCCCCTGAAAACTTAGAAAATGCAACTCAATCCATTGTTAAAAATGAGTTACAAGCCATAGTCAATTTAGGAGGATTTTTAGGGTTTTTTATTGGTATTCTGCAAAGTTTAATTTTATTTTTCAACAGTTAGCAGTTACTAAATAGTTGATGTCGCTGAAGTTACAAAGATAGTAAAAGTGAGATGGGAAGACTTGGCAAAATTATAATTCATAACTCATAACTCATAACTTTTTAATTGTTATTCTCCCTTAACCTCTGAATCGTTACGGCGATTGCGCCATACCTGCCAAGAAGTGTAAATTAATAATAAACTCGAACCAATCACATAAACACCGCCACTGGGAAAACCAGAAAAAACAAGAGCAAAACTACCTACCCATAAGGTTAAAGAATAGATAAATAAAACCGTTAAGCGTTGAGAAATTCCTGCGGATAAAAGACGATGGTGTAAATGACTTTTATCAGCCAAAAAGGGTGATTTGCCCTGTAAAACTCGACTTAAAATCACCACGGACATATCAACGATAGGCACTGCTAAAATAATGTATGGTAAAATCACCGCTGTTACTGCTGCTGTTTTTGCCAAACCAATTACGCCAACTCCAGCAAGGAGAAAGCCGATAAAATATGAACCACCATCTCCCATGAAAATTTGTGCTGGATTGAAATTGTAACGTAAAAAACCCAGCGCCCCTCCCGCCAACGCCGCCGCAATCAAGGCTGCCGCCGGTTGATCCATAAATAAACTAACAATCAACATTACTACGGCGGCAATACCACAAACACCAGCAGCTAAACCATCTAAACCATCAATCCAGTTGATAGCATTTACCATACCCACCAGCCAAATGATGGTAACAGGTAAACTTAACCACCATTGATCGATTTGCGTTAAACCTAAGACGGGTATGGAAAGAAAATCAATGCGCACTCCTTGCCACCAAGCAAAACTAGACACTACCGACTGCACAATGAGGCGAAAACTAGGAGACAGGGTAAATAAATCATCAGTTAAACCAATTAAAAAGAAAAGACAAGCACCGATAGTAACTCCCCAAATTTCGGCATCTTTTTCTGGAGATAAAATGCCGAATCCACCCATCCACCAAACTATTAATAGGGCGGTGGTAACACCTGAGAAAATGGCTACACCTCCTATTCTAACAATTGGTGCACGGTGAACTTTCCGAGGGTCTGGTTTGTCCACATGACCACTTTTTAAACCGATGGTTTTCACGAAAGGAGTTAACCACAGTACCACATTCATGGACACGAGAAAGGCGATGAAGTGATAAGTTTCTTGGTTTGGATAGGTTTGGGGATTCATGGTCAGTTTTAAAAGTGCAGTAATGATTTATTTTTACTTTTGTCCATAATTTTAGTCGAAAAAGACAATATCTTCACTGCTATGTCCATGAGACATTAAAACTTGTGCATTAACAATGGAAATTGGTTAGTAGCGCCCTTCATCCTACACAGGAAACTAGCTTAATGATGATGACTGCAATATACCCACTCGGAAGGATAATCAACATAATATTCTTTTTTCCAAATAGGGAGACGATGTTTAATTTCATCAATGATGTAGCGCGTGGCTTGAAAGGCAGTATCACGATGGCGCGCGGTAGTAGCCACCCATACAGCCGTATCACCTAAGTATAAATGTCCACTACGATGAATCGCCACAGCGCCCATCACCTCATATTTTCCATAGACTTCTTGAATAATTTTTTCCCCTTCCTTGATGGCTAAAGCGGGATAAATTTGATATTCAAGGGATGTTACCGTTTTTCCTTCATTATTGTTTCTTACCCAACCTTCAAAAACGTTAATGGCACCGGCTTCAGTATTTTTTAATTTTTCGAGCAGTGGCTGGGAGTGAATCGGGCGCTGGGTGATACTGAATGACATAATTTTAATTAGAGGTGACAGGGAGAAGGGGAGGCAGAGGGAGAAGGGGAGAAAGGGAGAAAGGGAGGCAGAGGAGGATAATTAATTATTCACTGACGTTACGTACAATCAACATTGAAATACTAATTTTTCGTTCCCATTTAACCTCTGAAACTATTTATTAATATCTCGTTTGATGCGTAATATCAGTTAATAATAAAATTATATTAAGTTTAGTTGGGTTTCGTTGCCTTAACCCAACTCAGATATTAACGAGGTAAATCACTATAACCCATTAAAAATTCATCGCATTTTTGCGCCACCCCGCGCCCTTCATTGAATGCCCAAACCACTAAACTTTGTCCCCGACGACAATCCCCAGCCGTAAACACATTAGGAATACTGGTTTGATAATCGTCATAATCAGCTTTAATATTACTACGTTGATCTTTTTCTAAGTTCATTTGTTCTAGTAAAAATTGCTCAGGTCCTAAGAAACCCATTGCTAATAAGACTAAGTGGGCAGAAACTACTTTTTCTGTGCCGGGGATAGGATTAGGGATAAAGCGCCCGTCACCGTTGCGTTGCCATTCTACCTCTACCGTATGCACTGCTTTAACTTGACCATTTTCATCGCCCTCAAACTTAGTGGCAGTGGTAGTATAAAAACGAGGATCAGCACCAAATTTGGCGGCTGCCTCCTCTTGCCCATAATCAAGGCGATAAATTTTTGGATATTCAGGCCAAGGGTTATTTTTTGCCCTCATTTCAGGGGGTTGAGGCATAATCTCTAATTGTACCACCGCATTACAACCATGACGGATGGAAGTGCCTACGCAGTCTGTGCCAGTATCACCACCACCAATTATCACAACATCTTTATTTTGAGCGGAAATAATCCCCTCTGGGTTGCCATCTAATAACGCTTTGGTGTTAGCGGTTAAAAAATCCATGGCAAAATGGATTCCTTGCAATTCTCGCCCTTCAATGGTCAAATCTCTAGGTTTTCCAGCACCAATACACAAAATTACCGCATCAAAATTATTAACCAATTCTTCCGCTTTTAAATCCTTGCCGATTTCGGTATTGCAAACAAATTTTACTCCTTCTTCCTCCAATAAATGGATACGGCGCATCACCACTTTTTCCTTATCCAACTTCATATTGGGAATACCATACATGAGTAAACCACCGGGTCGATCGGCTTTTTCATAAACAGTTACTTGATGCCCTGCTTGATTTAATTGGGCGGCGGCGGTTAACCCAGCAGGACCAGAACCGATGATAGCAACAGTTTTTCCCGTGCGCTGTGTAGGAGGTTGTGCTTTTACCCAACCTTGCTCCCAACCATGATCAATGATGCTACATTCAATATTTTTGATGGTCACGGGAGGGTTATTAATCCCTAGTACGCATGAACCTTCGCAGGGCGCCGGACAAACTCTCCCCGTAAATTCGGGAAAATTATTAGTTTTGTGTAAACGCTCTAAGGCTTCTTCCCACAAGCCACGATAAATTAAGTCATTCCATTCAGGAATAAGGTTATTGATAGGGCAACCACTAGCCATACCACTGATTAACTCTCCCGTGTGGCAAAACGGCGTACCACAATCCATACATCTCGCCCCTTGATTTTTGAGATTTTCTTCGGGCAAATGAAGATGAAATTCGTCCCAATTTTTTATACGGTCGAGGGGCGCTTTATCTACTGGTAACTCTCTGGTATATTCTAAAAATCCTGTTGGTTTTCCCATATTTTTATTTAATTTTAATACTGTTATTTTACTGACTAATTAATTTGTTAAATCTTGAAAATATCTACTCTTCTTGACTATTATATGTCAATTATCCCTGATAATAGCTTGTTATTTTTAATTTTATATGATAAGGAAATAATGTTTTTGATATTTTTTTAACAAAAATATTAGTTTATTTTTAGTGTAGGATGAATTTTAAATTTATGTTAGATTGTAAAGATTGATTTAACTTTTTATTTACTATTCTTAATAAGTTCTTGTACAAGATTGTATATTGGTAACTTAATTCAGTTTTTGACATTTCAGTAAAACTTAGGGCTAACAACGATATGATGTCTCAATAAAACGATAGAGAAGAATCTCAAACTATTGATTATTGGTAAAATTGTGTAAGTCTTGATAAACTAAAAATCATAGCTAGGCTCACTAAATTTAAAAATAATGATCAATATTCAGACTAAAATATTAGAAACCTTA
This genomic stretch from Cyanobacterium sp. T60_A2020_053 harbors:
- a CDS encoding molybdenum cofactor biosynthesis protein MoaE — its product is MKIMSFSITQRPIHSQPLLEKLKNTEAGAINVFEGWVRNNNEGKTVTSLEYQIYPALAIKEGEKIIQEVYGKYEVMGAVAIHRSGHLYLGDTAVWVATTARHRDTAFQATRYIIDEIKHRLPIWKKEYYVDYPSEWVYCSHHH
- a CDS encoding glutamate synthase subunit beta, whose protein sequence is MGKPTGFLEYTRELPVDKAPLDRIKNWDEFHLHLPEENLKNQGARCMDCGTPFCHTGELISGMASGCPINNLIPEWNDLIYRGLWEEALERLHKTNNFPEFTGRVCPAPCEGSCVLGINNPPVTIKNIECSIIDHGWEQGWVKAQPPTQRTGKTVAIIGSGPAGLTAAAQLNQAGHQVTVYEKADRPGGLLMYGIPNMKLDKEKVVMRRIHLLEEEGVKFVCNTEIGKDLKAEELVNNFDAVILCIGAGKPRDLTIEGRELQGIHFAMDFLTANTKALLDGNPEGIISAQNKDVVIIGGGDTGTDCVGTSIRHGCNAVVQLEIMPQPPEMRAKNNPWPEYPKIYRLDYGQEEAAAKFGADPRFYTTTATKFEGDENGQVKAVHTVEVEWQRNGDGRFIPNPIPGTEKVVSAHLVLLAMGFLGPEQFLLEQMNLEKDQRSNIKADYDDYQTSIPNVFTAGDCRRGQSLVVWAFNEGRGVAQKCDEFLMGYSDLPR